A genomic region of Dehalococcoidia bacterium contains the following coding sequences:
- a CDS encoding aldo/keto reductase, with product MEYRNLGNSGLQVSVIGLGCNNFGMRLDADATRAVVEKCIDMGITFFDTADVYGGRGKSEEFLAPVLKPHRRNIVIATKSASPMGEGPYWRGASRKYLMHAVDDCLRRLDTDYIDLYQIHFPDTSTPTEETMRALDDMVRSGKVRYIGCSNYAAWQVVESQWVAKTHNLTPFITAQNQYNLLERSIERELVPACKKYGLSVLPYFPLASGFLTGKYRPGEPPPEGTRLAGMGPMASRILNERNYDTLMKLEAVAQRTGHTMLELAIGWLASQPFIGSVIAGATKPEQVEQNVRAAEYRLTPEEMKEIDEILGVGQPQGRGR from the coding sequence GTGGAGTACAGGAATCTCGGCAACTCAGGCTTGCAGGTGTCCGTCATCGGCCTGGGGTGCAACAACTTCGGCATGCGGCTTGACGCGGACGCCACGCGGGCCGTGGTCGAGAAATGCATCGACATGGGAATCACGTTCTTCGACACCGCGGACGTCTACGGCGGCCGCGGGAAGTCGGAAGAGTTCCTCGCGCCGGTCCTGAAGCCACACCGGCGCAACATCGTGATCGCGACGAAGTCCGCCAGCCCCATGGGCGAGGGGCCGTACTGGCGTGGCGCCTCCCGCAAGTACCTCATGCACGCCGTCGATGACTGCTTGCGGCGCCTCGATACCGACTACATCGACCTCTATCAGATCCACTTCCCCGACACCTCGACGCCAACCGAGGAGACGATGCGCGCCCTGGACGACATGGTGCGCTCCGGGAAGGTGCGTTACATCGGCTGCAGCAACTACGCCGCCTGGCAGGTGGTGGAGTCGCAGTGGGTCGCGAAGACGCACAACCTCACGCCGTTCATCACGGCGCAGAACCAGTACAACCTCCTGGAGCGCAGCATAGAACGAGAACTGGTGCCGGCATGCAAGAAGTACGGGCTGAGCGTGCTGCCCTACTTCCCGCTGGCCAGCGGCTTCCTCACGGGCAAGTACCGGCCGGGCGAGCCGCCGCCGGAGGGCACGCGCCTGGCCGGCATGGGCCCGATGGCTTCGCGCATCCTCAACGAGCGCAACTACGACACCCTGATGAAGCTCGAGGCAGTCGCCCAACGCACCGGGCACACGATGCTCGAGCTGGCCATCGGCTGGCTGGCATCGCAGCCGTTCATCGGCAGCGTCATTGCCGGCGCGACGAAGCCGGAGCAGGTGGAACAAAACGTGAGGGCGGCCGAGTACCGCCTGACGCCGGAGGAGATGAAGGAGATCGACGAGATCCTCGGCGTAGGGCAGCCGCAGGGGCGGGGCCGGTAG
- the ilvA gene encoding threonine ammonia-lyase produces MVTIDDIRAAAGVVYGVAVETPCLHSLSLSETFGAPVYLKAECLQHTGSFKVRGAANRIAMLTPEQRASGVVTASAGNHAQGVAIAARAAGVSAKVVMPKNAALAKLQATRGYGATVLLQGESFAEAQDAAFAIAAEERRVMVPPFDDDAIIAGQGTVGLELAEQCRAAQLVLVPVGGGGLIAGVATAVKALLPSAKVVGVQAAAAPAAARSLAEHRRAHVDPRPTLADGVAVPSPGALTLPLMERYVDDIVVVDEEAIAQGIVMLLERGKLVAEGAGALGVAALIAGAVRTEGRTTAVVVSGGNIDINVLATIVQHGLLHAGRYLTLTVGLDDRPGTLASLLRLIADCSANVLEVNHIRQGMHLPVRGVAVRLLLETRDQAHIEEVAAALRAAGYVETAAEATSRSYRPSSWG; encoded by the coding sequence GTGGTCACAATTGACGACATTCGCGCCGCCGCCGGCGTCGTGTACGGCGTCGCGGTCGAGACGCCCTGCCTGCACTCCCTCAGCCTCAGCGAGACCTTTGGCGCCCCCGTTTACCTCAAGGCGGAGTGTTTGCAGCACACCGGTTCCTTCAAGGTAAGGGGCGCCGCGAACCGGATCGCCATGCTGACGCCGGAGCAGCGGGCCAGCGGTGTCGTCACCGCCAGCGCTGGCAACCACGCCCAGGGAGTCGCCATTGCCGCCCGCGCTGCCGGCGTCAGCGCGAAGGTGGTGATGCCGAAGAACGCGGCCCTGGCCAAGCTCCAGGCCACGCGAGGCTACGGCGCCACGGTGCTGCTGCAAGGCGAAAGCTTTGCCGAAGCCCAGGACGCGGCCTTTGCCATCGCCGCCGAAGAGCGCCGGGTCATGGTCCCCCCTTTCGACGACGATGCGATCATTGCCGGCCAGGGGACCGTGGGACTGGAGCTCGCCGAACAGTGCCGCGCGGCGCAGCTGGTACTGGTCCCGGTCGGCGGTGGCGGACTCATTGCGGGCGTCGCGACCGCGGTCAAGGCGCTCCTTCCCTCGGCGAAGGTCGTGGGCGTGCAGGCCGCCGCCGCGCCCGCGGCCGCGCGCTCGCTGGCCGAGCACCGCCGTGCTCACGTCGACCCCAGGCCCACCCTCGCCGACGGCGTCGCGGTGCCGTCGCCGGGAGCGCTAACGCTTCCCCTGATGGAGCGTTACGTCGACGACATAGTGGTGGTCGACGAGGAGGCGATTGCCCAGGGCATCGTCATGCTCTTGGAACGCGGCAAGCTCGTGGCGGAGGGGGCGGGCGCGCTTGGCGTCGCGGCGCTGATCGCAGGCGCCGTCAGGACGGAGGGCAGGACGACGGCTGTCGTCGTTTCCGGCGGCAACATCGACATCAACGTGCTCGCTACCATAGTCCAGCACGGCCTGTTGCACGCCGGGCGCTACCTGACGCTTACGGTCGGCCTCGACGACCGGCCGGGTACGCTGGCCTCCCTCCTGCGTCTCATCGCCGATTGCTCCGCGAATGTGCTCGAGGTCAACCACATCCGCCAGGGCATGCACCTGCCCGTCCGCGGCGTCGCCGTGCGGCTCCTCCTCGAGACTCGCGACCAGGCCCACATCGAGGAGGTCGCGGCCGCCCTTCGTGCCGCCGGCTACGTCGAGACGGCGGCGGAAGCCACCTCGCGCTCCTATCGCCCCTCAAGCTGGGGGTGA
- a CDS encoding histidine phosphatase family protein, with amino-acid sequence MRLVLVRHGESVGNFEGRLQGHTDYDLTPKGRVQALKTAARLQGMGVTAVYTSPLLRAANTARAIAGQLGCPPVELPGVREYDFGSLAGATYQELRQRFGGPAVGPDGRPAERIYPGEEGREAFFTRVTAAMWEVAERHPEETVAVVSHGGPIALFSQLVLGLPYRRPMPFAIDNCSLTIIHVHDGGDPPPGRARATLLTLNDCCHLRGSEA; translated from the coding sequence ATGAGGCTGGTGCTCGTCCGTCACGGCGAGAGCGTCGGCAACTTCGAAGGCCGCCTCCAGGGCCATACCGACTACGACCTTACCCCGAAAGGCCGCGTCCAGGCGTTGAAGACTGCCGCGCGGTTGCAGGGGATGGGAGTAACGGCGGTCTACACCAGTCCCCTCCTGCGCGCCGCAAACACGGCGCGGGCCATCGCCGGGCAACTGGGCTGCCCGCCCGTCGAACTGCCGGGCGTGCGCGAATACGACTTCGGCTCGCTGGCCGGCGCCACCTACCAGGAGTTGCGGCAGCGCTTCGGCGGGCCGGCCGTCGGGCCGGATGGCCGCCCCGCCGAGCGCATCTACCCCGGGGAGGAAGGACGCGAGGCCTTCTTTACTCGCGTCACCGCCGCCATGTGGGAGGTGGCAGAGCGGCACCCGGAAGAGACGGTGGCCGTCGTCTCGCACGGCGGCCCCATCGCCCTCTTCAGCCAGCTCGTGCTCGGCCTGCCCTATCGCCGTCCGATGCCCTTCGCCATCGACAACTGCTCTCTTACCATCATCCACGTCCATGATGGCGGCGACCCGCCGCCGGGCCGCGCGCGAGCGACCCTTCTCACCCTGAACGACTGCTGTCACCTTCGCGGCAGCGAGGCCTGA
- a CDS encoding CoA pyrophosphatase: MIADIRARLSAYVHAALPVEERPRAAVLIPVYQLGDDLHIVLTKRTDRVEHHKGEISFPGGAHDPEDADLMATALRESYEEIGLHPKHVEVIGRLDDFITVSQFHVTPYVGVIDPQAAPYRWRPQEHEVAEVLEVPLPHLLDPVNLVRELRTFPDGRVSEMESFRWREHLVWGATARMLKNFLEVAVPAGGRGPAAPGPSRTAL; the protein is encoded by the coding sequence GTGATCGCCGACATACGCGCCCGGCTGTCCGCCTACGTCCACGCCGCCCTGCCCGTCGAAGAGAGGCCGCGCGCCGCCGTCCTCATCCCGGTCTACCAGCTCGGCGACGACCTCCACATCGTCCTCACCAAGCGCACCGACCGGGTGGAGCATCACAAGGGAGAGATCAGCTTCCCGGGCGGGGCCCACGACCCCGAAGACGCGGACCTCATGGCGACCGCCCTGCGCGAGAGCTACGAAGAGATCGGGCTCCACCCGAAGCACGTCGAGGTCATCGGCCGCCTGGACGATTTCATCACCGTGAGTCAGTTCCATGTAACGCCGTACGTGGGCGTGATCGACCCGCAAGCGGCGCCCTACCGCTGGCGCCCGCAGGAGCACGAGGTCGCGGAGGTCCTCGAAGTACCGCTGCCGCACCTGCTGGACCCCGTGAACCTCGTCCGCGAGCTGCGCACATTCCCTGACGGACGTGTATCGGAGATGGAGTCCTTCCGCTGGCGCGAGCACCTCGTCTGGGGCGCCACGGCGAGGATGCTGAAGAACTTCCTCGAAGTGGCAGTGCCAGCGGGCGGTCGCGGCCCCGCGGCGCCAGGCCCCTCCCGGACCGCCCTCTAG
- the hisS gene encoding histidine--tRNA ligase, protein MADAKQFRAPRGVADILPEEQPYWRWVRDTAARIAESYGYQRIDTPIFEFAGVWERREAAGTDIVDKEIYRFRDRGGDELALRPDVTAGVCRAYIQHGMASRPQPVRLYYIGPVFRYDRPQAGRYRVHHQFGAEAIGDESAALDAEVIDLLRTLYDTLGLSDYLLHLNSIGDGRCRPAYIERLRAYYRDKLDRLCGDCRRRFEVNPLRLLDCKNEPCQPFKPGAPKIADYLCEACAAHFGALQSYLEALGIDFDIDHTLVRGLDYYTRTAFEFIPRGDESQQGTLGGGGRYDGLIEQLGGRPTPGVGFGTGIERIILNLKRKEVGPPPPAPPDAFIAVAAAEAQAAALRLARDLRARGATVVLGAAERSLKAQMRQADAMGARRALILGREELEGGAVTVRDLEAATQERVALGELPRLFAR, encoded by the coding sequence ATGGCCGACGCAAAGCAGTTCCGCGCGCCCCGGGGCGTGGCGGACATCCTGCCTGAGGAGCAGCCGTACTGGCGGTGGGTCCGGGACACGGCCGCGCGCATCGCCGAGTCCTACGGCTACCAGCGCATCGACACGCCGATCTTCGAGTTCGCGGGCGTCTGGGAGCGGCGCGAGGCAGCGGGTACCGACATCGTCGACAAGGAGATCTACCGTTTTCGGGACCGCGGCGGCGACGAGCTTGCGCTGCGGCCGGACGTTACGGCGGGAGTATGCCGGGCCTATATCCAGCACGGCATGGCCTCGCGGCCGCAGCCCGTGCGCCTCTACTACATCGGGCCGGTGTTCCGCTACGACCGCCCCCAGGCCGGCCGGTACCGTGTCCACCACCAGTTCGGCGCCGAGGCGATCGGAGATGAGAGCGCCGCGCTGGACGCGGAGGTCATCGACCTGCTGCGGACGCTGTACGACACCCTGGGCCTTTCGGACTATCTCCTGCACCTCAACAGCATCGGCGACGGGCGCTGCCGGCCGGCGTACATCGAGCGCCTGCGCGCCTACTATCGCGACAAACTCGACCGCCTCTGCGGGGATTGCCGCCGGCGCTTCGAGGTCAACCCCCTGCGCCTGCTGGACTGCAAGAATGAGCCCTGCCAGCCCTTCAAGCCGGGCGCACCCAAGATCGCCGATTACCTCTGCGAAGCGTGCGCCGCGCACTTCGGGGCGCTCCAGAGCTACCTCGAGGCCCTCGGCATCGATTTCGACATCGACCACACGCTGGTGCGCGGGCTCGACTACTACACGCGCACGGCCTTCGAATTCATACCGCGCGGCGACGAGTCGCAGCAGGGGACGCTCGGCGGCGGCGGACGCTACGACGGGCTGATCGAGCAGCTTGGCGGCCGGCCGACGCCGGGAGTCGGGTTCGGCACGGGCATCGAGCGGATCATCCTGAACCTCAAGCGCAAGGAGGTCGGCCCGCCGCCGCCGGCGCCTCCTGACGCCTTCATCGCCGTGGCCGCCGCCGAGGCCCAGGCAGCAGCCCTGCGCCTGGCGCGGGACCTGCGGGCCAGGGGTGCGACCGTAGTCCTCGGGGCAGCGGAGCGCAGCCTCAAGGCGCAGATGCGGCAGGCGGACGCCATGGGCGCCCGGCGGGCGCTGATCCTGGGCCGGGAGGAGCTGGAAGGCGGGGCCGTGACGGTGCGGGACCTCGAGGCGGCGACGCAGGAGCGCGTCGCGTTGGGGGAGCTGCCGCGCCTGTTCGCGCGCTAA